A part of Chlamydia ibidis 10-1398/6 genomic DNA contains:
- a CDS encoding protein arginine kinase has product MILPNDVLHGFANKKSINNTTGPITTFSLSRNISVAKFLPCLCREKKLELLNTIASHFNHIEGFEEFFVLPLKDLPLWQREFIAEHFLFPYDLAGNPEGEAFIVSRSGDILVGINFYDHLLLHAIDFYSDPEKILEKLVRLDSYLHEKLSFAFSSDFGFLTTNPRNAGTGLRCKTFLHAPALLHSQEISDVINDDSEISVSGILPSISGYAGNIVVLSNKYSLGVTEEQILSSLRIGSSKLSVAETSAKKKYANEHTCELKNHVLRALGLLTHSYCLELKETLDALSWVQLGLELGWIQGNSENTIWVPPFWQVRRGHLAFTKQPEEKNLEKETILQLRAAALKELANELTTRGF; this is encoded by the coding sequence ATGATTCTTCCCAATGACGTACTACATGGCTTCGCTAATAAGAAGAGTATTAACAATACAACTGGGCCTATAACAACATTTTCTTTGTCGCGAAATATTTCTGTTGCGAAGTTTCTACCATGTCTGTGCCGGGAAAAGAAATTAGAGCTCCTGAATACTATAGCTTCACATTTTAATCATATCGAAGGTTTTGAAGAGTTTTTTGTCCTACCTCTTAAAGACCTACCCCTCTGGCAACGTGAATTTATTGCTGAGCATTTTTTATTTCCCTACGACCTTGCTGGTAATCCTGAAGGCGAAGCATTTATTGTTAGTCGCTCTGGCGATATTCTGGTAGGTATTAACTTCTATGACCATCTATTGTTACATGCCATAGACTTCTATTCTGATCCTGAGAAAATTTTAGAAAAATTAGTTCGTTTAGATAGTTACTTACATGAAAAATTATCTTTTGCATTTTCCTCAGATTTTGGTTTCCTAACGACAAATCCTCGTAATGCAGGCACGGGATTAAGATGTAAAACTTTTCTTCATGCTCCTGCTTTACTTCATTCTCAGGAAATTTCTGATGTTATAAATGATGATTCTGAAATTAGTGTGTCGGGTATCTTACCGTCAATCTCTGGATACGCAGGAAATATAGTCGTGCTATCCAATAAGTACTCATTAGGAGTGACGGAAGAACAAATTTTATCCTCATTAAGAATTGGATCATCCAAATTAAGTGTTGCTGAAACCTCAGCAAAAAAGAAATACGCCAATGAACACACCTGTGAGCTAAAGAATCATGTTCTACGCGCGTTGGGCTTATTGACACATTCTTATTGCTTAGAACTAAAAGAAACTCTAGATGCTCTTAGCTGGGTGCAGCTAGGATTAGAGTTAGGATGGATTCAGGGAAACTCAGAGAATACCATATGGGTCCCGCCGTTCTGGCAAGTTAGACGCGGACACTTGGCATTTACAAAGCAACCTGAAGAAAAAAACCTAGAAAAGGAAACGATTCTGCAACTGCGAGCCGCAGCACTAAAAGAACTTGCGAATGAGCTAACTACTCGTGGCTTTTAA
- a CDS encoding penicillin-binding transpeptidase domain-containing protein — protein sequence MKPRNKRRYQLSVPEKTNRLLSGIIVTLAVIALRLWHLAVIEHDQKFEEAYKPQTRIIPEMVERATICDRFGKTLAENKIQYDVSVVYSAIRDLPSRAWCNKDGEKQLVPVRRRYITRLAELLSEELHLDKDMIEDSIHAKASVLGSVPYLIQKNVSERTYLKLQMLAKDWPGLHVESKVRRFYPQGRTAADILGYVGPISSEEYKRITCELSKLRECVRAYEEGEDPKLPKGLSSIDEVRSLLSGLENNAYNLNALVGKLGIEALWDGKLRGQIGKKTVLVDRRGNFIQELDGAVSVTPGRRLQLTISTELQEFADALLVEHERTDQMRSAQSLKKQNLLPPLFPWIKGGAIVAFDPNNGQVLAMASSPRYHNNDFINMKISPDDSELKSTVCRWLENSDHIGDLYDRKIPLRRERKDSLSGKYYEEELPLTFDYFLDFLLPNTSEVKATIKRMGTVGNALKIQEYMDALLQLFDYSKGCCSCSAIFDAIFPKEEGHLVTGEILSIKQQQWIAECCTEHVIKIEEIKNQLITYFSDLPANYDKILLVDLFRIVIDPKKFNSDLLEEARGFSLSEFIEYQGRYVALRSAFSKIVEDIFYEVSFKQWREKHFPKLLDEKRREEKARKQRYPTPYIDYLLEEKRSQYREFCKCYLDVFLVYLLTGDRKCEHLQPYYDALALWRQELENGAHKALPWYEHYIFLKQKLTNASLDVYQLLLSFREFSELQRPVFGKYPLTLTRNSPQKEQDLVAAFYPAYGYGYLRPHSFGQAATLGSIFKLVSAYSVLSQKAAQENYVSDDLSKLLVIIDRKSFGYVSYKPHVGFFSDGSIIPSFYKGGSLPGNDYAGRGYIDLISALEMSSNPYFSLLVSEYLMDPEDLCHAASLFGFGEKTGIGLPGEYAGSVPSDVAYNRSGLYATAIGQHTLVVTPLQTAVMMGALVNGGLLYTPNLVLGEWDSSQFYPSSAKVKRQVFMPEVVADLFKAGMHKVIWGRYGTTRSIKDQFPAELLSRIIGKTSTAESMIRVGVDRQYGNMKMKHVWFGAVGFSDQELKSPEIVVVVYLRLGEFGRDAAPMAVKMIEKWEQIKRKEKIPDDC from the coding sequence ATGAAACCTCGTAACAAACGCCGTTACCAACTTAGCGTTCCAGAAAAGACCAATAGATTGCTTTCAGGCATTATTGTAACGCTAGCAGTAATCGCCTTGCGTTTGTGGCATCTTGCAGTAATCGAACATGATCAGAAGTTTGAAGAGGCTTATAAACCTCAAACACGCATCATTCCAGAAATGGTGGAGAGAGCAACAATATGCGATCGTTTTGGCAAAACATTAGCAGAGAATAAGATACAGTATGACGTGAGTGTTGTTTATAGTGCTATTCGAGATTTACCGTCGCGCGCTTGGTGTAATAAAGATGGGGAAAAACAATTAGTGCCTGTTCGCAGACGTTATATCACTCGCTTAGCTGAATTGTTATCAGAGGAACTCCATCTGGACAAAGATATGATTGAGGATAGTATTCATGCTAAAGCATCTGTGCTTGGCTCTGTTCCTTATCTTATCCAAAAGAATGTTTCCGAGAGAACATATTTAAAATTACAGATGTTGGCAAAAGATTGGCCAGGTCTTCATGTAGAGTCTAAGGTAAGAAGATTCTATCCTCAAGGAAGAACTGCAGCAGATATTCTTGGGTATGTGGGGCCAATAAGTTCTGAAGAATATAAAAGAATTACATGTGAGTTAAGTAAATTACGAGAGTGTGTACGTGCATATGAAGAAGGAGAAGATCCTAAATTACCTAAGGGTTTATCAAGTATAGATGAAGTAAGATCCTTGTTAAGCGGATTAGAAAATAATGCTTATAATCTCAACGCGTTAGTGGGTAAATTGGGAATAGAAGCATTATGGGATGGGAAATTACGTGGACAAATTGGTAAAAAAACGGTCCTTGTTGATCGTCGTGGTAATTTCATCCAAGAATTGGATGGAGCAGTTTCTGTAACTCCAGGAAGGCGATTACAGCTTACTATTTCTACTGAGTTGCAAGAATTTGCTGATGCTTTGTTGGTAGAGCATGAACGTACAGATCAAATGCGCAGCGCGCAGTCTTTAAAAAAGCAAAACTTATTGCCACCCTTATTCCCATGGATTAAGGGCGGAGCTATTGTGGCTTTCGATCCTAATAATGGCCAAGTTCTCGCTATGGCGTCTTCTCCGCGTTATCATAATAATGACTTCATTAATATGAAGATATCTCCTGATGATTCGGAATTGAAGTCTACAGTGTGTCGTTGGTTAGAAAATTCTGATCATATTGGAGATCTATATGATAGAAAAATACCTCTTCGTCGTGAGCGCAAGGATTCATTGAGTGGAAAGTATTATGAAGAAGAACTCCCTCTTACTTTTGACTATTTCTTAGATTTTTTGTTGCCAAATACTTCTGAAGTAAAAGCGACTATTAAACGTATGGGAACAGTGGGCAATGCTCTAAAAATACAAGAGTATATGGATGCTTTGTTGCAATTGTTTGACTATTCCAAGGGTTGTTGTTCTTGCTCGGCTATTTTTGATGCTATTTTCCCTAAAGAAGAAGGGCATTTAGTTACTGGAGAAATTCTATCTATTAAGCAGCAACAGTGGATAGCAGAGTGTTGTACTGAACATGTAATCAAAATCGAGGAGATTAAGAATCAGCTGATAACGTATTTTTCTGATCTTCCAGCAAATTATGATAAAATATTGCTGGTGGATTTGTTCCGCATTGTTATTGATCCTAAGAAATTTAACTCAGATCTGTTGGAAGAGGCACGAGGATTTTCTTTATCTGAATTTATAGAATATCAGGGAAGATACGTAGCCTTGCGTAGTGCTTTTTCAAAAATCGTAGAAGATATCTTTTATGAAGTTTCATTTAAGCAATGGAGAGAGAAGCATTTTCCAAAACTACTAGATGAAAAACGTAGGGAGGAGAAGGCGCGTAAACAGCGTTATCCCACACCTTACATTGATTATCTCTTAGAAGAAAAACGTTCGCAATATCGAGAATTTTGTAAGTGTTATCTTGATGTGTTTTTAGTTTACTTGCTAACAGGAGATCGTAAATGTGAGCACTTGCAGCCATATTACGATGCTTTAGCTTTGTGGCGGCAGGAGTTAGAAAATGGGGCGCATAAGGCGCTTCCTTGGTATGAGCATTATATTTTTCTCAAACAAAAGTTAACGAATGCCTCTTTAGATGTGTACCAGTTGCTTTTATCTTTTCGTGAATTTTCTGAATTACAAAGGCCTGTATTTGGCAAATATCCACTGACATTAACTAGGAATTCTCCTCAAAAAGAGCAAGATCTTGTAGCGGCTTTCTATCCTGCATACGGTTATGGTTATCTTCGACCTCATTCTTTTGGTCAGGCTGCTACGCTAGGATCTATTTTTAAGCTTGTTTCTGCATATTCTGTGCTGTCACAGAAAGCGGCTCAAGAGAATTATGTTTCAGACGATTTATCTAAACTATTAGTAATTATTGATAGGAAATCTTTTGGTTATGTTAGTTATAAACCCCATGTAGGTTTTTTCTCTGATGGATCTATCATCCCTTCTTTTTATAAAGGGGGGAGTCTTCCTGGAAATGACTATGCAGGTCGTGGCTATATTGATCTTATTTCTGCCTTAGAGATGTCAAGCAACCCATATTTTTCTTTGCTTGTTAGTGAATATCTCATGGATCCTGAAGATTTATGCCATGCAGCGTCGTTATTTGGTTTTGGCGAAAAAACAGGTATCGGTTTACCTGGGGAATATGCAGGTTCAGTTCCTTCTGACGTGGCATATAATCGTTCGGGATTATATGCCACAGCAATAGGTCAACATACTTTGGTAGTTACTCCTTTGCAAACAGCAGTTATGATGGGTGCTTTAGTAAATGGAGGTCTGCTTTATACTCCTAATTTAGTATTGGGTGAGTGGGATAGCTCTCAGTTTTATCCTTCTTCTGCCAAAGTGAAACGACAAGTATTCATGCCAGAAGTGGTTGCTGATTTATTTAAAGCTGGCATGCATAAAGTTATTTGGGGCCGCTATGGCACTACTCGAAGTATCAAAGATCAGTTCCCTGCGGAACTTTTGTCTCGTATCATTGGGAAAACTAGTACAGCGGAATCTATGATTCGCGTTGGTGTAGATCGTCAATACGGCAATATGAAAATGAAGCATGTATGGTTTGGTGCTGTAGGGTTTTCCGATCAAGAGTTAAAGTCTCCGGAGATTGTTGTTGTTGTATATTTGCGACTTGGAGAATTTGGACGAGATGCTGCTCCCATGGCTGTGAAAATGATCGAAAAATGGGAGCAAATAAAGAGAAAAGAAAAAATTCCTGATGATTGCTGA
- the pyrH gene encoding UMP kinase, which produces MSKRVSRVLFKISGEALSKESGTRIDEVRLSRLVSELRAVRNCDVEVAVVLGGGNILRGLSEQKELQINRVSADQMGMLATLINGMALADALKADDIPCVLTSTLSCPQLADLYNPQKSSEALSQGKILICTTGAGSPYLTTDTGAALRACELKADVLLKATMHVDGVYNKDPREFPDAVRYDKISYKDFLAQQLGVMDSSAISLCMDSCIPIRIFSFTKHSLEQAVFDESIGTLICCEDMI; this is translated from the coding sequence ATGTCTAAGCGAGTATCAAGGGTCTTATTTAAGATCTCTGGTGAGGCCCTCTCTAAGGAGTCTGGGACTCGAATTGATGAAGTACGTTTGTCACGGTTAGTTTCCGAGCTGCGTGCTGTACGTAACTGCGATGTAGAGGTAGCTGTTGTTCTTGGTGGAGGTAATATTTTAAGAGGCCTTTCTGAACAAAAAGAGCTACAAATCAATCGAGTATCTGCTGATCAGATGGGGATGTTAGCGACATTGATTAATGGTATGGCATTAGCTGATGCATTAAAAGCAGATGATATTCCCTGTGTTCTTACTTCGACTCTTTCTTGCCCGCAATTGGCAGACCTTTATAATCCGCAGAAATCTTCTGAGGCTTTGAGCCAAGGGAAGATTTTGATTTGCACAACGGGAGCAGGTTCTCCGTATTTAACAACGGATACTGGAGCTGCTTTACGTGCTTGTGAGTTAAAGGCGGATGTGCTTTTAAAAGCTACTATGCATGTTGATGGAGTCTATAATAAGGATCCCAGAGAATTCCCTGATGCTGTTAGGTATGATAAGATTTCCTATAAGGATTTCTTAGCTCAACAACTTGGTGTCATGGACAGTTCTGCTATTTCATTATGTATGGATTCCTGTATTCCAATTCGGATATTTAGTTTTACCAAACACTCTTTGGAGCAGGCTGTGTTCGATGAGAGTATTGGAACTTTAATTTGTTGCGAGGATATGATCTAA
- the tsf gene encoding translation elongation factor Ts, with the protein MSNFSMETLKTLRQQTGVGLTKCKEALAECNGNLEEAIVYLRKLGLASAGKKEHRETKEGVIAAKTDSRGTALVEVNVETDFVANNAVFRAFVDGLVNDVLTHQVDNVEALSQLPSSQDPSLTIDELRAVTMQTVGENIRINRITYLPKTSEESVGIYSHGNGKTVSITILSGSSDQESLAKDIAMHVVAAQPEYLSKDHVPEEVLAREKEVISSQMQNKPQAVIDKIISGKLATFFQENCLLEQAFVKNPDVTIQGLIEQAQKAGGTPISVGKFMMWKIGAE; encoded by the coding sequence ATGAGCAACTTTTCTATGGAAACCCTTAAAACTTTGAGACAACAAACGGGTGTAGGGTTAACCAAATGTAAGGAAGCTCTTGCTGAATGCAATGGCAACCTTGAAGAAGCTATTGTTTACTTGCGTAAGTTAGGATTAGCTTCCGCAGGTAAGAAAGAGCACCGAGAAACAAAAGAAGGCGTTATTGCCGCTAAGACTGACTCTAGAGGCACAGCCTTGGTAGAAGTAAATGTTGAAACAGATTTCGTTGCAAACAACGCTGTATTTCGTGCTTTCGTTGATGGACTTGTCAACGATGTTTTAACTCACCAAGTGGATAACGTAGAAGCTTTAAGCCAACTTCCTTCATCTCAGGATCCATCTCTTACTATTGATGAGTTACGCGCTGTGACTATGCAGACTGTAGGAGAAAATATCCGTATTAATAGAATCACTTATTTGCCTAAAACTTCGGAAGAAAGTGTTGGGATCTACTCACACGGTAATGGCAAGACTGTTTCCATTACCATTCTTTCTGGTTCTTCTGATCAAGAGAGTTTAGCAAAAGACATTGCTATGCATGTTGTAGCTGCTCAACCAGAATATTTGAGCAAGGATCACGTGCCTGAAGAAGTATTAGCAAGAGAGAAAGAAGTGATTTCTTCTCAAATGCAAAATAAGCCTCAAGCTGTAATTGACAAAATTATCAGTGGTAAATTGGCTACCTTCTTCCAAGAGAATTGTTTGTTGGAGCAGGCATTTGTTAAAAATCCTGATGTGACAATTCAAGGTTTAATTGAACAAGCTCAAAAAGCTGGCGGCACGCCTATTTCTGTAGGCAAGTTCATGATGTGGAAAATTGGAGCTGAATAA
- a CDS encoding UvrB/UvrC motif-containing protein, which produces MTTPETPLCYHCQQPAKVSYTEVDKDKLIRCYVCESCPYPTPYYSRDSILLCPSGDSLTLECGNCKTIWQVRPDEELSFGCHLCYVHFKTQLLSRLTQNKWVSPSFILEPGCGSLHVGRSPGELSNMNPLLKLIALNEALQDTLAREDYEQAALIRDQINNLKNQNTHDSSQ; this is translated from the coding sequence ATGACGACTCCAGAAACTCCTCTATGCTATCACTGTCAGCAGCCTGCTAAGGTTTCTTATACTGAGGTAGATAAAGACAAGCTCATACGTTGTTATGTATGTGAATCTTGTCCTTATCCGACTCCGTACTATAGTCGTGATAGTATTTTGCTTTGCCCTTCTGGGGATTCATTAACTTTAGAATGCGGTAATTGCAAGACAATTTGGCAGGTACGTCCTGATGAGGAATTATCTTTTGGTTGCCATTTGTGTTACGTCCATTTTAAGACACAATTGCTCTCTAGACTAACGCAAAATAAATGGGTATCCCCTTCATTTATATTAGAGCCAGGTTGCGGATCATTACATGTAGGACGTTCTCCTGGAGAATTGTCTAATATGAACCCCTTGTTGAAATTAATAGCACTAAATGAAGCTCTTCAAGATACCTTAGCTCGTGAAGATTACGAACAAGCAGCTCTAATACGCGATCAAATTAATAACTTAAAAAATCAGAATACGCATGATTCTTCCCAATGA
- the frr gene encoding ribosome recycling factor, translating into MSLIADAEKKMAAALDFFQKEVKSFRTGKAHPALVETVSVDVYGTTMRLSDIASISVADTRQLVISPYDANNASAISKGVIAANLNLQPELEGSIVRIKVPEPTAEYRQEVVKQLRRKCEEAKVAIRNIRRESNDKLKKDSGLTEDVAKGMEKKIQELTDKFCKQVDETTKQKEAELASL; encoded by the coding sequence ATGTCCCTAATAGCTGATGCTGAAAAAAAGATGGCAGCCGCCCTCGATTTCTTTCAGAAAGAAGTTAAGTCGTTTAGAACTGGTAAGGCGCATCCTGCTTTAGTAGAGACTGTGTCTGTTGATGTTTATGGAACGACGATGAGATTGTCGGATATAGCATCTATTTCTGTAGCTGACACTCGCCAGCTAGTGATTTCCCCTTATGATGCTAATAATGCATCTGCGATTTCTAAAGGCGTTATCGCTGCTAATTTAAACTTACAGCCAGAGTTGGAAGGCTCTATAGTCCGTATTAAGGTTCCCGAACCTACTGCGGAGTATCGTCAAGAGGTTGTGAAACAGTTGCGTCGTAAGTGTGAGGAAGCGAAAGTTGCGATTCGCAATATTCGCCGAGAGAGCAACGACAAACTAAAAAAAGATTCAGGGCTTACAGAAGATGTTGCTAAGGGAATGGAAAAAAAGATCCAGGAACTTACTGACAAGTTTTGCAAGCAAGTAGATGAGACTACAAAACAGAAGGAAGCAGAGTTAGCGTCCTTATAA
- a CDS encoding tetratricopeptide repeat protein has protein sequence MEEAAKHLAKEFLCSGINFFLSGEYEQAETRLKETLELDPTAALAYCYLGIIALESGNVSEALTWCSKGLESEPGDSYLRYCYGVALDRGNRSEEAIEQYSAYIALHPDDAECWFSLGGVYHRVKRYQEAIECFDKILELDPWNPQSLYNKAVILTDMEDELGAIDLLETTVSKNPLYWKAWIKLGYLLSRHKKWDRATEAYERVVQLRPDLADGHYNLGLCYLTLDKTRLAMKAFQEALFLNPDDADAHFYVGLAYMDLKQHEEAHEAFHKALSVNLEHERAHYLLGYLYHMRGETEKAEKELTFLSDRESIFAGLLQKTMTADGASLIFERRLDAIS, from the coding sequence ATGGAAGAGGCTGCGAAACATCTAGCCAAAGAATTTCTCTGTTCAGGGATTAATTTCTTTTTGAGCGGAGAGTATGAGCAAGCAGAAACACGGCTTAAGGAGACCCTTGAGCTAGATCCTACAGCAGCTCTTGCTTATTGTTACTTAGGTATAATAGCTTTAGAATCTGGCAATGTATCAGAGGCTTTAACTTGGTGTAGCAAGGGATTAGAGTCTGAGCCAGGGGATAGCTACTTGCGTTATTGTTACGGAGTCGCTTTAGATCGCGGTAACCGTAGTGAAGAAGCTATAGAGCAGTATAGCGCTTATATTGCTTTGCATCCAGATGATGCAGAATGCTGGTTCAGCCTTGGAGGTGTATATCATCGTGTGAAGCGTTATCAAGAAGCTATAGAGTGTTTTGATAAGATTTTGGAACTCGATCCTTGGAATCCTCAAAGCTTATACAATAAAGCTGTCATCCTTACGGATATGGAGGATGAGCTAGGTGCTATTGATCTTTTAGAAACAACTGTTAGTAAAAATCCTCTATATTGGAAGGCTTGGATTAAATTAGGCTATCTTTTGTCTCGTCACAAAAAATGGGATCGAGCTACAGAAGCTTATGAGCGTGTGGTACAATTACGCCCAGATCTTGCTGATGGGCACTATAACCTAGGCTTATGCTACTTGACTCTTGATAAAACTCGTTTGGCTATGAAGGCTTTTCAAGAAGCTTTGTTTTTGAATCCAGATGATGCAGACGCGCATTTCTATGTGGGCCTAGCCTACATGGATCTGAAACAACATGAAGAAGCTCACGAGGCTTTTCATAAAGCTCTTAGTGTCAATTTAGAACACGAGCGAGCACACTATCTTCTTGGATATTTGTATCACATGCGAGGAGAGACTGAGAAAGCAGAAAAGGAGCTTACGTTCTTATCAGATAGAGAATCAATCTTTGCTGGTTTACTACAGAAAACAATGACAGCTGATGGAGCGAGTTTAATTTTTGAGCGTCGTTTAGATGCGATCTCTTAA
- a CDS encoding porin, producing the protein MKKLLKSVLLSTAMGSALSLQALPVGNPAEPSLLIDGTMWEGAAGDPCDPCATWCDAISVRAGFYGDYVFDRVLKVDVAKTIQMGPAPTTASNTSGIVATANKTQVDRNNLAYGKHLQDAEWCTNAAFLALNIWDRFDVFCTLGACSGYFKGNSAAFNLVGLLGIQGTDLSDQPPNITLSQAVVEMYTDTSFAWSVGARGSLWECGCATLGAEFQYAQAKPKVEELNAICGVAQFTVHKPKGYKNQAFPLPADAGTSAAAGTKSATVDYHEWQVGMALSYRLNMLVPYVGVKWSRASYDADTIRIAQPKLSEYILNLTALNPTLLGQATTVDSSNKLEDFMQLVSLQINKMKSRKSCGVVFGATVVDADKWSVTAEARLIDERAAHLNAQLRF; encoded by the coding sequence ATGAAAAAACTCTTAAAATCGGTGTTATTATCCACCGCAATGGGTTCCGCTCTCTCCTTACAAGCCTTGCCTGTAGGGAATCCAGCTGAACCAAGTTTACTAATTGATGGCACTATGTGGGAAGGCGCCGCTGGCGATCCTTGTGATCCTTGTGCTACTTGGTGCGATGCTATTAGCGTCCGTGCGGGATTCTACGGAGATTATGTTTTCGATCGTGTTTTGAAAGTTGACGTAGCTAAAACCATCCAAATGGGGCCTGCTCCAACAACTGCTTCAAATACATCAGGCATTGTTGCGACGGCTAACAAAACTCAAGTTGACAGGAACAACTTAGCTTATGGCAAACACTTGCAGGATGCCGAATGGTGCACTAACGCTGCTTTCTTAGCCTTAAACATCTGGGACCGATTCGATGTGTTCTGTACATTAGGTGCATGCAGCGGTTACTTCAAGGGGAATAGTGCTGCTTTTAACCTTGTCGGTCTTTTAGGAATTCAGGGCACAGACTTGTCTGATCAACCTCCGAACATTACTTTAAGCCAGGCTGTTGTTGAAATGTACACTGACACTTCGTTTGCCTGGAGTGTTGGAGCTCGCGGCTCTCTATGGGAGTGTGGTTGCGCTACTTTAGGAGCGGAATTCCAATATGCTCAAGCAAAACCTAAAGTAGAGGAATTGAACGCTATTTGTGGGGTGGCACAGTTTACGGTGCACAAACCTAAGGGATATAAGAATCAGGCATTTCCTTTACCCGCGGACGCAGGAACCTCTGCAGCAGCAGGAACAAAATCAGCAACTGTAGACTACCATGAATGGCAAGTCGGTATGGCCTTGTCTTACAGGCTAAACATGCTAGTTCCTTATGTTGGTGTGAAATGGTCTAGAGCCTCTTATGATGCAGATACAATTCGTATTGCTCAGCCAAAATTGAGCGAATATATTTTAAATCTTACTGCATTGAACCCCACTCTATTAGGGCAGGCTACTACTGTTGATTCCTCTAACAAACTCGAAGATTTTATGCAGTTAGTCTCTCTACAAATCAACAAGATGAAGTCCAGAAAATCTTGTGGCGTTGTATTCGGTGCGACTGTGGTTGATGCAGATAAGTGGTCTGTAACAGCTGAAGCTCGTCTAATCGACGAAAGAGCTGCACACTTGAATGCTCAGCTCAGATTCTAA
- the rpsB gene encoding 30S ribosomal protein S2: MEAGAHFGHQTRRWNPKMKIYIFEEKNGLYIINLAKTLQQLRKALPHVNRAVEQNRSILFVGTKKQAKCAIKEAAIESGEFFVAERWLGGMLTNMTTIRNSIKTLDKIEKDLANSQGYLTKKETALLAKRHQKLQKNLEGIRHLKRLPGLLVVVDPSYEKIAVAEANKLGIPVLALVDTNCDPSPIDHIIPCNDDSLKSIRLIINAIKDSIIQTKRKLGIEIVSPIKPVDQALAAAMEMANDDGDNRQEDLLAKKFDGSEAIE; the protein is encoded by the coding sequence ATGGAAGCTGGGGCTCACTTTGGCCACCAGACACGAAGATGGAATCCTAAAATGAAGATTTACATCTTTGAGGAAAAAAATGGTCTTTACATTATTAACCTAGCAAAAACCTTACAGCAATTAAGAAAAGCTCTTCCTCATGTGAACAGAGCTGTTGAACAAAACAGATCTATTTTATTTGTAGGGACTAAGAAACAAGCTAAGTGTGCTATTAAGGAAGCTGCTATTGAATCTGGAGAGTTCTTCGTTGCAGAACGTTGGTTGGGTGGAATGCTTACCAACATGACAACGATTAGGAATTCTATCAAAACTTTAGACAAAATAGAGAAAGATTTGGCTAATAGCCAAGGCTATTTAACGAAGAAAGAGACAGCATTATTGGCAAAACGTCATCAAAAATTACAAAAAAACCTTGAAGGGATTCGTCACTTGAAGAGACTTCCTGGTTTATTGGTTGTTGTTGACCCTAGCTATGAAAAAATCGCTGTAGCAGAGGCTAATAAGTTAGGTATTCCTGTATTAGCTTTGGTTGACACCAACTGTGACCCTTCACCTATCGATCATATTATCCCATGTAATGATGATTCTTTGAAGAGTATTCGTCTAATCATTAATGCTATCAAAGATAGTATTATCCAAACTAAGCGTAAGCTTGGAATTGAGATTGTTTCTCCTATTAAGCCTGTAGATCAAGCTTTAGCAGCCGCGATGGAGATGGCTAATGATGATGGAGACAATCGTCAAGAAGATTTATTGGCAAAAAAATTTGACGGCAGTGAGGCGATTGAATGA